The Chloroflexota bacterium sequence GTACATCCTGGGTCACCAGGAATTTTTTGGTCTAGATTTTCTCGTTGATCGCCGTGTGCTAATTCCGCGCCACGAAACCGAGACGCTCGTTGAACTGGCGCTTGCACGCGCGCGCCGCGTCGCGTCGCCGACGATTGTGGATGTCGGCGCGGGGTCGGGCGCGCTCGCGTTGACGCTGGCGCATCACTTGCCGGACGCGCGCGTCATCGCGCTCGATACATCGCGCGATGCGTTAGAGGTCGCGCGGATGAATGCGACGCGGTTGAATCTCGCCGCGCGCGTCGAGTTGGTCGAAAGCGATTTATTCGAGCGATTCGATTCTTCGTTTGACATTTGTGTCGCGAATTTGCCCTACATCCCGCGCGCGCGTTTCGACGAATTGCCACGCGAGGTGCGTGCATTCGAACCGCGTGTTGCGCTCGATGGCGGCGATGATGGACTCGCGGTGTTCCGCCGTTTGCTCGTGCAGTTGAAATCACGCGCGGCGCGTCACGCAGTCGCGTTCCTCGAAATCTCGGAAGAGCAGGGCAAGTCCGCGCTCGAAGCGGTGTGGCGCGCATTGCCGCGTTGTGTCGCCACGTTGCATCGCGATCTCGAAGGATTGGATCGCGTCGTTGAAATACGGCTGGCGAATGGCGAATAGCGAATGGCGGATTGTAAATAGTAAATGGTAAATGGTAAATCGAAAATCAGAAATGCTTCATGCCTATACGTTTGATCGCTTCTGACCTCGACGGCACGTTGCGCGCCGAACAATTTACGCCGCGTTTGCGCGCGGCGGTGCGTTGCGCGTTGGCGCGCGGCGTGCGCGTCGTTATCGCGACCGGGCGGATGTTTCTGACCGCCGAATGGTTCGCGCGCGACCTGGGTCTGACGGACGTGCTCGTTACCGATCACGGCGCGACGATCTGGGATTTGCAAACGCGAACGATTCTCACTCAGCAACGGATTCCGCGCGACCTGGCGCGTGCCGCGTTGGCATTGACACCGCCCGACGGCACGGCGATTGTGTGCATCAACGAGCGATTTTATGCGCCGCGAATGACCGAAAGCGCGATTCGTTTTGCCGACCGCAATCGTCATTTTCTTTTTCACGCGCCCGACCTCGCCGAGACGCTCGACGCCGAGCCACAGAAAATCGTATTCGTGCACGACGCGGAGACGACGCGTGAATTGCGCACACGGTTGGCGCGTGAACTCGGCGAGCAGTTGCAAATCGTGCAATCACACGATCACTTTGCCGAAGTGACGCATCGCGCTACTTCGAAAGGCAACGCGCTCGCGTGGCTCGCCGAACGCTGGGGGATCGCGCGCAACGAGGTGTTGGCGATGGGCGACCAAGATAACGACCGTTCGATGATCGAGTGGGCGGGTATCGGCGTCGCGATGGGCAACGCGATTCCCAGTTTGCAAGCGATTGCCGATTATGTCGCGCCGCGCGCGCACGATGACGGCGCGGCAATCGCGATTGAAAAATTCGTACTTGAATAAGCAACCACAGATTAACACTTATGAAAACATCCATTCTGCCGGTTACGGATACCGAAGCGTTCGCGCACGCAGTGCGTCTCTTGCGCGCGGGCAAAGTCATCGCGTTTCCAACGGACACGGTCTACGGCGTGGGCGCAAGCGGATTCAACGAACGCGCCATCGAGCAGTTGTACATCGCCAAGAATCGCGAACGCGACAAGGCGATTCCGTGCTTGCTTGCCCACGCGCGCGAGCTCGAACTCGTCGCGCGCCTGGTGCCGGACGCGGCGCGCGTACTCGCCGCGAAATTTTGGCCCGGCGCGTTGACGCTCGTCGTCCCCGCGTCGTCTCGCGTTCCCAAGATTTTGATCGCGGGCGGCGAGAGTATCGCGGTGCGCGTGCCGAATCATCGCGTGACGCGCACGTTGATCGAATCGCTCAACGCGCCGCTCGCCGCGACAAGCGCGAACTTGTCCGGCGGATCCGATCCGGCGACGGCGGCGGAGGTCCTCGCGCAACTCAACGGTCGCGTGCCGGTGATTCTCGACGGCGGACCGACGCGCGGCAACGTGCCCTCGACCGTCGTGGACGTGACGACCGATCCACCACGCATTCTGCGCGTCGGTGTAATAAGCGTTGAAGAAATCGAACGGGTGTTAGGGAAAAGTGCGATAGTTTCATAGTGCGATAGTGCGATGGTTGGCTGCTAGCACAACTATCGCACTATCGCACTATCGCACTAACGAACTATGTTGATTGGAATTGATGCCTCGCGCGCGACTAGCGCAACGCCGACGGGCACCGAAATTTATTCGCGCGAGTTGATTCGCGCGCTCGTCGCGATGGACCGCACGAACGCGTATCGGCTCTACACGCGCGAAAGTGTGACGCGCGATTTTTTCGGCGCGACGCGCAATTTCGAAATTCGCGCGATGCCGTTTCCGCGCTTGTGGACGCACGCGCGCTTGTCGTTCGAAATGCTCACGCGCGCACCGGACGTGTTATGGATTCCCGCGCACGTCCTCCCGCCGGTTCACCCGCGCCGTTCCATCGTCACGATCCACGACCTGGGTCACTTGCATTTCCCCAACGCGCATCCACGCTTGCAACGCGCGTACCACACCTGGGCGACGCGCTACAACGCACGCGCGGCAGCGCACGTCTTTGCCGATTCGGAAGCGACGCGCGATGACATTGTGCGATTTTGCAATGTGCCCGTTGAAAAAATCACGGTCATCTATCCCGCGTTCGACGCGCAACGCTTTCAGCCAGTTCGCGACGCGACCCAACTCGAAGACACGCGCACGCGTTTACGCATAGCCGGAGACTATCTCCTTGCCATCGGAACAATTCATCCGCGCAAAAACTATGCGCGTCTCATCGAAGCGTTTAGCAAGTTGCAAATGGCGGATGGCAAATCGCGAATAGCGGATAGCGAATTGGTGATCGTGGGCAAGCGCGGTTGGTTACATAAGCCGATTTTCGAGTTGGTTGAGCGGCTGGGTTTGCAGTCGCGCGTGCGATTTCTCGATTATGTTCCGGCGTCCGACATGCCCGCGCTTGTCAGCGGGGCGCGCGTACTCGCGTTTCCCAGTTTGCACGAGGGCTTTGGTTTGCCGGTGCTCGAAGCGCACGCGTGCGGCACGCCAGTCGTGTGCTCGATGACCTCGTCGCTGCCCGAAGCCGCGGGCGATGCCGCGCTGTTCGTTGACCCGTTCGATGTGGATGCGATTGCCGGCGCGCTACAACGCTTGGACGATGACAATGCCTTGCGCGGGAAATTGATCGCGAAAGGGTTTGAGAATCTGCAACGCTTTTCCTGGGAAGCGAGCGCGAGCCGTGTGCTGGGAGTCATTCGAGGGACAGCGTGAAATTCGATTACGAACATTCCGAGTTGGAGCGCGACTCGGGCAAATTGCATCGGTATGTGCAACTGCTTGAGAATGCGTTGGGCGATCACGCGCGGGTTGTTGGCATTCTCGAGATCGGATCGTTTGCCAAAGGCGAAGCAGTGCCCACATCAGACATTGACACGCGTGTGTTTGTCACGTCGCCCACGAGGTATTTCTGGCAAGCCGTGATGGGCATGTTTAGCGCAATGCAACTTGCCGAGCGCGAGCAATTTTATACACGATTCGTTGAACAACACGATGGCTTGCCGCGTCGCGATTACACCTGGTCTGATTTCAATCAGCCCGTTGCCGAAAAGATCGCCGCTGAGTTGGGCGCGAATATCGAGTTCGGGATCGCCGATGCGCGCTATGCTGAGTTTGAATTCGAGCGACTTGACGAGTCGCCCATGGAGAATCACTCGTTTTTGTTTCAGAGCAACATTATCCACGATCCGCACAACTGGTTGTCGTGTTGGCGCGCGCGCTTGCGCGGACAACATTTTCCGATCCTGGAAAAATTCTACCGTGCGCGATACCTGGACGAGTTGCCGGCGGAGGTGTATTGGTTTCTGAAGCCGGACTCACTCGACTATTTCAAGCTAAAGAAAAGCCGGCAAATTCAATGGGTCAAGTGGGCGGTGCGTTGTTTGCGCGACGCGGCAGCGACGCGAGTGTTCATCGCGACCGGTGATTTCATTTACAAAAAGCCGCACGTGCTCGCATTTTATCGGGAGAATTTGCCGGACGATTTTGGATTTGTCGCAGAAATCTACGCGTGGAAGACTGACGTGGCGATCCGTGATCGAATGGTGGACGATTTTGCGCGCGATGCGTCCAAGTATTTCGCGTTGTTTCGTGAGCGAATGCCTAGATTGGAAGCGATAGTTCAACGCGTGGGCGAGTTGGAACTGGGCTAGCCCAAAGTGGCGATTGCATTTTTGGAGTGGCGAACGATAATGGAGCGTATGTGACGCGTTTCAATTAATCATTGCGCGTGGTGATGAGTGCTAGCGCAGACTCAAGGAGCAGAAGAATGGCTAATTCGCGTTTGCTCGTCAGTCTGGGTTTGGCGCTCGTGATTCTTACCAGTGGCGCGGCGTACATCTCCGCCGGCAAAAACGACGGATTGAATTCCAATCGTCCGGCGTTTGCGCCGCGCGCCGACTCGTTTTACTTTTTGCCGGTCGTCGCGGTTTCGCCGAATGTTTCCGCGACCGCGATCATCATTGACCACACGACCACCGACCTCAATCGTATTCCGCAGAATTATCTTGATGCGGCAAAAGCCAACTTGCGTTTGTCGTACGGACACACGTCGCACGGTAGTCAATTGGTTTCGGGGATGGGTTATTGGCGGACGATCAGTCCGACGCTCGCCTACAATACGAATGGCGCGGTGCAAGCCGGCATTTTGTCGCTGGCGGATTACACACCGTCCGGCGACTTGGGCAATCCTGATCGCACGACCTGGGCATCACTCACGCGGACGTACTTGAATGGCTCCGGCAGTAATCGCAACACGGTGCTGTGGTCGTGGTGTGGTCAAGTCAGTTCGGCAACCCAAACCGACATCAGCACATATCTCAATTTGATGAGCCAGCTCGAGCGCGACTATCCCGGCGTCCGGTTCGTGTACATGACCGGGCACCTGGCGAGCGATGCGTACTCGCGCGCGAACACGCACGCGCGCAACAATCAGATTCGCGATTATGTGCGCGCGAACGGCAAGATTCTCTTCGACTTTGCGGACATTGAAAGTTACGATCCTGCCGGGAATTATTATCCCGACGAGAGCGACGCGTGTGCCTGGTGCACGACGTGGTGCGCCGCACATCCAACCGAATGTCAAAATCTGCCCAGTTGCGCGCACTCGCACGGATTCAATTGCAAACGTAAGGGCGTCGCGTTTTGGTGGCTCATGGCGCGCCTGTCTGGTTGGAATGGGATACCTTGAGCAGACCCCACCCTAGCTCTCCCTTTAGCAAGGGGAGGATTGGGAGGGGTAGATTGCTTTGTCGCTTCGCTCCTCGCAATGACACTAAAACTGTGCGGCTCGGCTAAAACTGATGAAACAATTTCTAATCTACTTGGTCTGCGTTTTTCTCGTGTTGCTCGCTCCGCGCGCGCTAGCGGACTCTGCGCCACGCGCGCAGATTGATTCGCGCGTGCTCGCCGATACGGCAAACGGGGATACCGCGCATTTTCTCGTCGTGCTCAAATCGCAGGCGAACGCGCGCACACTTGCCGCGCGCGCGCCCGATCAGCGCGCGCGTGGTCGCGCGGTCTTCGATGGACTGCGCGCCGTCGCGGAGATGACGCAGCCGGCGGTGCGCACGCAACTCGACGCGCTCGGCGCGCCGCATCGCGATTACTGGATTACGAACGTCATCGCGGTTGAAGGTAATCGCGCGGTTGTGGACGCGCTCGCCGCGCGCGCGGATGTGCTCGCGATTGAACCTGACCGCGCGTTTCGAGTAGAACTCGAAACGCCGCTCGTTGGCGAAACGCGCGCACCGAGTACGGTCGAGTGGAACATTAGCAAAATCAATGCGCCGCTCGTGTGGGCGCGTGGCGTGACGGGGCAGGGCACGATTTACGCGAACGCGGACACCGGCGTGCAGTGGGATCACCCCGCGCTCAAAACGCATTACTCTGGCTGGGATGGCTCGAGCGCGAATCACAACTATGCGTGGTGGGACGCGATTCACGCGGACATTAACGGCAATGGCACGAATCCGTGCGGCTTTAATTCGACCGCGCCGTGCGATGATTACGGTCACGGCACGCACACGATGGGCACGGGCATTGGCGATGATGGCGCGGGCAATCAGATCGG is a genomic window containing:
- the prmC gene encoding peptide chain release factor N(5)-glutamine methyltransferase — its product is MNATRALGATMRGAYHDARLQAELLLAHSLGVSRTMMLARLDDAIAPDVAAQYAANVARRAQHEPLAYILGHQEFFGLDFLVDRRVLIPRHETETLVELALARARRVASPTIVDVGAGSGALALTLAHHLPDARVIALDTSRDALEVARMNATRLNLAARVELVESDLFERFDSSFDICVANLPYIPRARFDELPREVRAFEPRVALDGGDDGLAVFRRLLVQLKSRAARHAVAFLEISEEQGKSALEAVWRALPRCVATLHRDLEGLDRVVEIRLANGE
- a CDS encoding HAD family phosphatase, which codes for MPIRLIASDLDGTLRAEQFTPRLRAAVRCALARGVRVVIATGRMFLTAEWFARDLGLTDVLVTDHGATIWDLQTRTILTQQRIPRDLARAALALTPPDGTAIVCINERFYAPRMTESAIRFADRNRHFLFHAPDLAETLDAEPQKIVFVHDAETTRELRTRLARELGEQLQIVQSHDHFAEVTHRATSKGNALAWLAERWGIARNEVLAMGDQDNDRSMIEWAGIGVAMGNAIPSLQAIADYVAPRAHDDGAAIAIEKFVLE
- a CDS encoding threonylcarbamoyl-AMP synthase, translating into MKTSILPVTDTEAFAHAVRLLRAGKVIAFPTDTVYGVGASGFNERAIEQLYIAKNRERDKAIPCLLAHARELELVARLVPDAARVLAAKFWPGALTLVVPASSRVPKILIAGGESIAVRVPNHRVTRTLIESLNAPLAATSANLSGGSDPATAAEVLAQLNGRVPVILDGGPTRGNVPSTVVDVTTDPPRILRVGVISVEEIERVLGKSAIVS
- a CDS encoding glycosyltransferase family 4 protein; protein product: MLIGIDASRATSATPTGTEIYSRELIRALVAMDRTNAYRLYTRESVTRDFFGATRNFEIRAMPFPRLWTHARLSFEMLTRAPDVLWIPAHVLPPVHPRRSIVTIHDLGHLHFPNAHPRLQRAYHTWATRYNARAAAHVFADSEATRDDIVRFCNVPVEKITVIYPAFDAQRFQPVRDATQLEDTRTRLRIAGDYLLAIGTIHPRKNYARLIEAFSKLQMADGKSRIADSELVIVGKRGWLHKPIFELVERLGLQSRVRFLDYVPASDMPALVSGARVLAFPSLHEGFGLPVLEAHACGTPVVCSMTSSLPEAAGDAALFVDPFDVDAIAGALQRLDDDNALRGKLIAKGFENLQRFSWEASASRVLGVIRGTA
- a CDS encoding S8 family serine peptidase, with translation MKQFLIYLVCVFLVLLAPRALADSAPRAQIDSRVLADTANGDTAHFLVVLKSQANARTLAARAPDQRARGRAVFDGLRAVAEMTQPAVRTQLDALGAPHRDYWITNVIAVEGNRAVVDALAARADVLAIEPDRAFRVELETPLVGETRAPSTVEWNISKINAPLVWARGVTGQGTIYANADTGVQWDHPALKTHYSGWDGSSANHNYAWWDAIHADINGNGTNPCGFNSTAPCDDYGHGTHTMGTGIGDDGAGNQIGVAPGAKWIACRNMEQGYGRPSTYIECMQFFLAPTDLNGNNPDPNKRPDAVGNSYSCVLGAPPSGEDCLVDSLLTAMDNLRAAGVFMSASAGNSGASCSTIREPPAIYDSAITVGATTSTDTIASFSSLGAVTIDGSNRRKPDLVAPGVGVRSSFPGNSFGFSSGTSMASPHVAGAVALLWSAFPSLRRDVDNTEMILEQSAIHLATTLGCGGDSSTAIPNNTFGYGRLDADAAYLYAQCVYLARCNLYLPDIRKNP